The following coding sequences lie in one Rutidosis leptorrhynchoides isolate AG116_Rl617_1_P2 chromosome 4, CSIRO_AGI_Rlap_v1, whole genome shotgun sequence genomic window:
- the LOC139841878 gene encoding uncharacterized protein, whose product MNGTFQEVSSVSTKPIEGSHSDTHPPGFSQPHDQNVSMCSVPSVNCQTPFILLNHECVADFSTDLSDDIFGIGELLGFSIKESKLSRLHMFCLRSFWGNPNFDYALSLARGFSGGIISIWDPKVFIRRDIWCDDNFVIVKGKWLRLDMDIFMVNVYAPQLLADKRILWEKLSNFALSHPGEYIFMGDWNSVRTSDERCGWVFCPQDANIFNDFIESNALYEVPLGLVLPRGYSDHSPLLLFQDKVDFGPTYFKIFDSWFSRPDFDATVRLAWDSISNDHNLDIVAKFRLLKGHLKSWIHTARSNEAKMLKEITGKIDELDIIIDLGSASLGDVELRNSLATEKSDLTKLIDLDSLQKARVKWDVEGDENSKFFHCSLKHKHRIQHIQGLLVDGVWLDDPNDIKSRFYEFFKSKFDAHDSDFIFSNPRPNNCLSEEEAAVLELDVYDEEIKRAVWDIRGFFASCSMPRGANSAFFSLIPKILVNGSPTREFELKRGLRQGYPLSPFLFIIVMEGLHLAFRHAMECNLIRGLKVGTENIHLSHLLYADDVIIFSDWSALELRRILLILEVFYRASSLKLNIDKSHVFSIGVDDYEVVSLANATGTRAGTFPTTYLGIPIGSNMKLVSNWNSLCDKFRSKLSSWKASLISAGGRLTLVKSVMGSLGIYWFSMFKCPETILNRLESIRATFFWGGGE is encoded by the exons atgaacgggacatttcaagaagtGTCATCTGTTTCGACTAAACCGATAGAAGGCAGTCATAGTGATACTCACCCACCCGGATTCTCACAACCTCACGATCAAAATGTCAGTATGTGTTCTGTTCCATCGGTTAATTGCCAGACCCCTTTCATATTACTTAATCATGAATGTGTTGCTGATTTTAGTACTGATCTTAGTGATGATATCTTTGGTATTGGTGAGCTTCTCGGGTTCTCAATCAAAG AATCTAAGTTGTCTCGATTACACATGTTTTGTCTCAGATCTTTTTGGGGTAATCCCAATTTTGATTATGCTTTGAGTTTGGCTAGAGGTTTTTCAGGAGGTATCATCTCTATTTGGGATCCCAAAGTTTTTATTAGAAGAGATATTTGGTGCGATGATAATTTCGTTATAGTCAAGGGTAAATGGCTTCGTCTTGATATGGATATATTTATGGTTAATGTTTATGCGCCTCAGCTGTTGGCGGATAAACGTATTCTTTGGGAGAAATTGTCTAATTTTGCTCTGTCTCATCCGGGCGAATATATTTTTATGGGTGATTGGAATTCTGTTAGAACTTCAGATGAACGGTGTGGGTGGGTTTTTTGCCCTCAAGATGCGAACATATTTAACGATTTCATTGAGTCTAACGCGTTATATGAAGTGCCTTTAG GCTTAGTGCTACCTCGGGGTTATTCAGATCATTCTCCgcttcttttatttcaagacaaagTAGATTTTGGCCCGACTTATTTCAAGATTTTTGATTCTTGGTTCTCCCGTCCAGATTTTGATGCTACTGTTCGGCTTGCGTGGGATTCGATTAGTAATGATCATAATCTAGATATTGTGGCTAAATTTAGATTATTAAAAGGTCATTTGAAGAGTTGGATCCACACTGCTAGATCGAATGAAGCGAAGATGTTGAAAGAGATTACGGGAAAGATAGATGAGTTAGACATTATTATTGATTTGGGTTCCGCTAGTCTCGGTGATGTGGAGTTACGAAATTCCTTAGCTACTGAAAAGAGTGATTTAACCAAACTCATTGATCTTGATTCTCTCCAGAAAGCTAGAGTTAAATGGGATGTGGAGGGAGATGAAAACTCCAAATTTTTTCATTGTTCTCTTAAACATAAACATCGCATTCAACACATCCAAGGTCTCCTTGTGGACGGGGTTTGGTTAGACGATCCGAATGACATTAAATCTAGATTTTATGAGTTTTTTAAATCTAAATTTGATGCTCATGATTCTGATTTCATTTTTAGCAATCCCAGGCCGAACAATTGTTTATCAGAGGAAGAAGCGGCAGTTTTGGAATTAGATGTCTATGATGAGGAAATTAAAAGAGCGGTGTG GGACATTAGAGGTTTTTTCGCTTCTTGTTCCATGCCTCGAGGTGCAAATTCGGCCTTCTTTTCTCTTATCCCTAAGA TTCTAGTTAATGGCTCTCCGACCCGTGAGTTTGAATTGAAAAGGGGTTTGAGACAAGGCTACCCTCTAAGCCCGTTTctctttattattgttatggaaGGCCTCCATTTGGCTTTTCGTCATGCCATGGAATGCAATCTTATACGTGGGTTAAAAGTAGGTACGGAGAATATTCACCTTTCTCATCTTTTATATGCGGATGATGTGATTATTTTTTCAGATTGGAGTGCTCTTGAGTTGAGACGTATTCTTCTCATATTGGAGGTGTTTTATAGAGCTTCCAGTTTAAAGTTGAATATTGATAAATCCCATGTTTTCAGTATTGGGGTGGATGATTATGAAGTGGTTTCTTTAGCTAATGCCACGGGTACTCGGGCAGGTACGTTTCCTACTACTTATTTAGGAATTCCTATTGGCTCTAATATGAAACTTGTGTCGAATTGGAACTCATTATGTGATAAATTTCGTTCCAAATTATCTTCATGGAAGGCAAGTCTTATTTCTGCGGGTGGAAGATTGACGTTGGTTAAGTCAGTTATGGGAAGTTTAGGGATTTATTGGTTCTCTATGTTTAAATGTCCTGAGACTATTCTTAATCGTCTTGAATCGATTCGAGCTACATTCTTTTGGGGAGGGGGGGAGTAA